The genomic segment CGCGCTGGTCTCCGTCGCGCTGGCCGTGGTCGGCCACGACCTGCTGCACCTGGTGCAGCGGTACCTGACCTGGGTGCTGATCGCGTTCTTCGCGGTGTTCACCGTCTTCGCCGCCGTCTGGCTGGAGCCGGCCCCCGGCGCGGGCGCCGCACCCCCCGGGTGGTCGCTGTCCGGCGTCCTGGGGATGTTCGCCGTCGCCGCCGGCTACCAGATCAGCTACGCCGTCTACGTCTCCGACTACTCCCGCTACCTCCCCTCAGACGCCCCCGCCGGCCGCGTGATCGCCTGGACCTACGCGGGCGCCGCCGCCTCGGCGATCTGGCTGATGGGCCTCGGCGCGCTGCTGGCCTCCCGGCTGCCCGCCCCCGACGCCGTCGGCAGCCTCGTGCAGGTGGGCGACGCCCTGCTCCCGGGATTCGGCACGGCGATCGTGCTCGTCTCCGTGCCGGCGCTGGTCAGCATCATGGCGGTCAACGCCTACGGCGCCATGCTCACCGGCGCCAGCGCCGTCGACGGGTTCCGGCCGGTGCACACCGGGGTGCGCACCCGCGTGGTCGGCATCACCGTCGTCGCGGCGCTGGCGGTGGCGATCGCCCTGGTGCTGCCCGAGGACTACCTCGGCTCCTTCAACGGCTTCGTGCTGCTGATGCTCTACCTGCTCGTGCCGTGGACCGCCGTCAACCTCATCGACTTCTACCTGGTGCGGCACGGGCGCTACGCGATCCCGCAGATCTTCGCCTCCGACGGCATCTACGGCCGCTGGCCCTGGCGCGGCCTGACCGCGGGAGCCGATGCTCCGCCGGTGGGTCAGGGCTGGAGCAGGCCCGCCCGAGCCCGGGTGGTGACCCGCAGCGGCACCCCGCCCGTCCAGCTGGTCACCACCGCGGGCAGCAGCGCCGGGCGGGCGGTGGCCACGAAGGTGACCTCCGCCGTCCGCCCGTCCGGGGAGCCCGTGGGCGCGGCCACCGCGAAGCCGTCGAAGCGCCCCGCCGCTCCGCTCAGGGCCGCGTAGCTGCTCGCGCTCCGCCGCACCGAGGCGTCGCTGAGCGGAACCCCGACCTCCGGGCTGGTGCCGGCGGTGTAGTACCTCGCCTCCTCCAGGGCGTCGGCGGCGTCCAGCGCCGCGGCGTCCGCGAGGGAGAGCAGCTGCTTGCGCTCCAGGTGCACCGCCGAGGCGCTCGCGACGACGAGCGCGAGGGAGGCGGCGATCAGGCAGTACACCAGCACCAGCAGCGTGATCTGCCCGTCGTCACCCGCCGGGCGCGGGGCGCGGGCGCGACGGCCGGGGAGCCTCACGACGCTCCCGGCACGAAGCGGTCGACCACCGCGACCGACTCGGCCTCGACCGGCACCTGCAC from the Quadrisphaera sp. DSM 44207 genome contains:
- a CDS encoding cytosine permease, whose translation is MIETRSIDYVPLAERHGRTWHQGPFWFTGNFVLVTVVTGFLAPALGLSLGWALLAITLGVLFGTSFMAFHANQGPRLGLPQMIQSRAQFGSRGAVVPFAATVVYVGFIVFDLVLATQALRTVLPGGPGLWYPLLALVSVALAVVGHDLLHLVQRYLTWVLIAFFAVFTVFAAVWLEPAPGAGAAPPGWSLSGVLGMFAVAAGYQISYAVYVSDYSRYLPSDAPAGRVIAWTYAGAAASAIWLMGLGALLASRLPAPDAVGSLVQVGDALLPGFGTAIVLVSVPALVSIMAVNAYGAMLTGASAVDGFRPVHTGVRTRVVGITVVAALAVAIALVLPEDYLGSFNGFVLLMLYLLVPWTAVNLIDFYLVRHGRYAIPQIFASDGIYGRWPWRGLTAGADAPPVGQGWSRPARARVVTRSGTPPVQLVTTAGSSAGRAVATKVTSAVRPSGEPVGAATAKPSKRPAAPLRAA